In one Pseudomonas sp. SCA2728.1_7 genomic region, the following are encoded:
- the kdpF gene encoding K(+)-transporting ATPase subunit F produces the protein MSVLDGVSLLLAVGLFIYLLVALLRADRS, from the coding sequence ATGAGCGTTCTGGACGGGGTGTCACTGCTATTGGCAGTGGGGCTGTTCATTTATCTGTTGGTTGCGCTGTTGCGCGCGGATCGGAGCTAG